In the Streptomyces sp. cg36 genome, one interval contains:
- the thiS gene encoding sulfur carrier protein ThiS yields MTASPTTVSVNGEARDLAAGTTLAALVATLTPAPAGVAAAVNETVVPRGEWAATTLGHGDRVEVLTAVQGG; encoded by the coding sequence ATGACCGCCTCCCCGACGACCGTCTCCGTGAACGGCGAGGCGCGCGACCTCGCCGCGGGCACCACCCTCGCCGCCCTCGTCGCCACCCTGACGCCCGCGCCCGCCGGGGTCGCCGCCGCCGTCAACGAGACGGTCGTGCCGCGCGGCGAGTGGGCCGCGACCACGCTCGGCCACGGCGACCGCGTCGAGGTCCTGACCGCCGTCCAGGGGGGCTGA